The region CTTCCGGTCCGCCCCCGGGACGAAATCCATCGCCTCGCGCAACGCGGGCGATACACCCCCTTTCCCGGTGCCACCACCTTCTACGGCGGCGATCTTGAGCTTCGTTTCGAGGAGGATGCCGGACCCCTCGACGGCCTCCCTGAGGACCGTCCCGTCCATCCCTTCCAATCCCGGGGATCGCCCGATCGCCTCGAACCCCGGCACGGCCTCCTTTACCGCCTCGGGGAGGAAGAGAAACGACTCCTGCGCCAGGCGCGCGTCCGCGGTCGACAGGCGGGAAGCGGCCAGCTCCGACGCAAGCTCCCGGTACATCCCGGGGAGGCCGGCGGGAGCGCCTCCAGGCGCGGCCCCGTCGCGGATCACTCCCAGAAACCGCAGGGCTACCTCGCGCTCCCCCCCCACCACTTTGAGCAGAACGCTCTCCCCCTCGGCCAGCGGGACTTCCGACCGGGCCGCGACGATCCCGCTCTTTCCCGATTCCGTAGTGATGCGGATCGAGACGTTACCTCCGGGGAGGATCGAAAGGACGTCGGCCTGGACCACGTCGCCGACCGCAAAGCGCATCCCGTCGCCCGAGGACGACTGGAACGTCAGCGAGTTACCGATCTGCGCGACCGCGTCTATTTTCATGAAGAAACCTGGAGAGAGGGGAAAACGCCGGGAGAGGGGGGCAAGGGGATCATGCCCCGTCGAGGACGGCCTGCGCTCCGAGCATCCGGCTGGAATTGATCGCAAGGGGACCGTTGAGGTTGGCGATGACCTTGCCGCCCTCCACCCGCAGGATGAGAAGGACCGCCAGGTCGTCCTCGTGCTCGATCCGGAGGGATTGCACGACGTCGCCGCCCAGCGTGACTGTCCGGTCGCCCGCTATCGACTTCGGGTCCGCCACGATGAATGCGACGTCCGGATCGTCGACGGCCTGGAGCCACCGGAGCGGAGTGTCCTTGTAGTCGATCAGGACGTACCGATGGAGGTGGGGAAACCCGAGGAGCCCGGCTGGGAACCTGATGATCCGGTCTTCGCCAACCTCGACCTGTCCGAAACGGGATGTGTCGAAAGCGACCATTCAGCGAACCTTCTCCTTGATGCTCGTGAAATCGTCGGTCGAGAGACCGGACGACTTTATGTTCTCCGAAGTGATCTTCTCGTAGATCTCCCCCCGGAAGATCCTGACCCCGGGTGGTGCGCTGATGCCGATGCGGACCTGGTTTCCCCGGACCTCGAGCACCGTCACCGTGATATCGTCGCCGATCCTTACCGCCTCTTCCGACTTCCGTGTCAGAACCAGCATCCTGCCTCCGATCCCGTTCGGGCGGTCATCCCGGCCCCGATGGAACCGGTTCCGGTGTCATCTCCCCCCTTGTCCCATGATTATACCGCGCTTCCTACCTGAGGAAATCGAGCAGGGATTGCGACAGGATCTTCGCCGAGGACGCCTGGAGCGCCTGGAGCGCGTTGTTGGCTTTCGCGATGCCGCTCACGGTCGAGGCGATGTCGGCATCCTCCACCCCGGACAGCGCGGTCTGCGTCGCGAGCTTCGTGTCCTCGAGCCGGTTCCCCTGGTCGTCCAGCCGGTTGAGCCTCGCGCCGAGGTCCGCCCGGACGTCGTTTACGTGTTCCATCGCGTCGTCGAGCGGCTTCATCAGGGCGGAGATTCTCGTCGTGTCGTTGCCTGCGAGCGCCTGCGTCAGAAGGTCCGTCATTTGCATCGCGTTGTCGAACTGGAAGCTGTCGAGGACGGTCGTGTCGTCGGCCGCGCGGATCTCGACGGTGACGGTCGTCCCGGCCCCCGGAATATAATGGGCGATGTGCCCGCCGTCGAGCGCTACGACCGACTCGGTCGGCGGCGCGTACCCGAACGCTTCGGTCCCCGTGACGTTGCGCGGGATCATCACGCTCCTGTCGACCATCACGTTGATCGTCCCCGCGTCGCCTTGGTAAACGAAGGAGGCGTCGAACGCGGCTACGTCCGTCTTGAAGCCGGAGAAGACGTATCCGTTCCCGAAGCGGCTGTTGGAGAGCGCGAGGAGCTGGTCCCTGAGCTGGGCGACCTCCCTGGAGATCCCGGCCCTCGACGCGGCGTTCTGGGTCCCGTTGGCGGCCTGGATCGCGAGCTCCTTCGCCCGCACGAGGGCGGAGGAGACGGAGCCGAGGGTGTTATCGGCGAACCCGATCGCGTTGGAGGCGTCGGCTGCGTTTTTCCCGTACTGCTCGCCGGCGTCGATCGCGACCTTGTAGGCCAGCGCGCGCGCGGTCCCCGCCGCATCGTCCGAAGGCTTGTTGATCCTCTTGCCCGAGGAGACCTGCGTGTTGAGACGTATGATCTCGGACAGGTTCCGCATAAGGGAGTCGGTGACCTGACGGTACACCTGTGATGAGGAGACTCTCATAGCTTCAATACCGCCTGGAGGAGTTCGTCCGTGATCCGGATGATCTTCGCACCCGCTTCGTACGCCCGCTGGAAGGCGATCAGGTTGGTCGCCTCCTCGTCGAGCGACACGCCCGAGGCGGACTCTCGCCGGTTTTGCAGCTCCGACCGCAGGTTCCCGTCGAACTGTTGCAGGTCCGATGCGTCCCTCGCCGACTTTCCGACGTCCGCGACGATACCGCCGTAATACCCGGAGAACGTCGCGTTTCCGAGAGAAGCCACGGAGGCCTCGGCGAGCCCGGCGATCCGGAGCGCGTTCGTGTTGTCCCCGGGCAGGGCGGAGGCGGCGGACGCGGCGGCGATCTTCCGCGGATCGGACACCGCCACGTCGAGGTTCGATATGGCGTCGGCTTCGGTCAGGGGCGGCGACAGCGGAGTAAAGAAGTCGTTGCCCGTCGTGCCGTCGAGCCCGACGCCCGCGCGGTGCAGCTGGTTCATCTCGTCCGTAAGGGCGGCGGCGAGGCGCCGCAGGCCGACGAGGGGACCCGACTCGACCG is a window of Deltaproteobacteria bacterium CG2_30_66_27 DNA encoding:
- a CDS encoding carbon storage regulator, whose translation is MLVLTRKSEEAVRIGDDITVTVLEVRGNQVRIGISAPPGVRIFRGEIYEKITSENIKSSGLSTDDFTSIKEKVR
- a CDS encoding flagellar hook-associated protein 3, with product MYRQVTDSLMRNLSEIIRLNTQVSSGKRINKPSDDAAGTARALAYKVAIDAGEQYGKNAADASNAIGFADNTLGSVSSALVRAKELAIQAANGTQNAASRAGISREVAQLRDQLLALSNSRFGNGYVFSGFKTDVAAFDASFVYQGDAGTINVMVDRSVMIPRNVTGTEAFGYAPPTESVVALDGGHIAHYIPGAGTTVTVEIRAADDTTVLDSFQFDNAMQMTDLLTQALAGNDTTRISALMKPLDDAMEHVNDVRADLGARLNRLDDQGNRLEDTKLATQTALSGVEDADIASTVSGIAKANNALQALQASSAKILSQSLLDFLR